The following are encoded together in the Mesoterricola sediminis genome:
- a CDS encoding PTS fructose transporter subunit IIC, with product MHPSLQRLKQYLLCGVSHVVPFVACGGILIATAIAFAPMRPGSGPDFSQAPLLKLLMDIGGAAFALVVPVLAGYIAYGMADRPGLVPGMVGGFIANAVGAGFLGGLVAGLLAGWLVQGLKRLPVHRTLRPIMPILVIPVISAVCVGAGMYLVLGAPIKELMALLGRSLANLGHGNQVLLGLVLGAMIAFDMGGPVNKAAFFFGAAMIREGNPAVMGACAAAICIPPLGVGLATRLFPSRWTDQERETGLAALAMGAIGITEGAIPFAAADPLRVIPTIVGGSALGGALAMLGGVLDRAPHGGLIVLPVVEHRLWYLLCILVGVLAVALTLNLLRGKKEHA from the coding sequence ATGCATCCCTCCCTTCAACGCCTGAAGCAGTACCTCCTGTGCGGCGTCTCCCACGTGGTGCCGTTCGTGGCCTGCGGCGGCATCCTCATCGCGACCGCCATCGCCTTCGCGCCCATGCGGCCGGGTTCGGGGCCGGACTTCAGCCAGGCCCCCCTGCTGAAGCTGCTCATGGACATCGGGGGCGCCGCCTTCGCCCTGGTGGTGCCGGTCCTGGCCGGCTACATCGCGTACGGCATGGCCGACCGCCCGGGCCTCGTCCCCGGCATGGTCGGCGGTTTCATCGCCAACGCCGTGGGGGCGGGGTTCCTGGGCGGCCTCGTCGCCGGCCTCCTGGCGGGCTGGCTCGTCCAGGGCCTGAAGCGCCTGCCCGTGCACCGCACCCTCCGTCCCATCATGCCCATCCTGGTCATCCCCGTGATCTCGGCCGTGTGCGTCGGCGCGGGCATGTACCTCGTGCTCGGCGCCCCCATCAAGGAGCTCATGGCCCTGCTGGGGCGCAGCCTGGCGAACCTCGGCCACGGCAACCAGGTCCTCCTGGGCCTGGTGCTGGGGGCCATGATCGCCTTCGACATGGGCGGACCGGTGAACAAGGCGGCCTTCTTCTTCGGGGCGGCCATGATCCGGGAGGGCAACCCCGCGGTCATGGGCGCCTGTGCGGCCGCCATTTGCATTCCGCCCCTGGGCGTCGGTCTCGCCACCCGGCTCTTCCCCTCCCGCTGGACCGACCAGGAGCGGGAGACGGGCCTGGCCGCCCTGGCCATGGGCGCCATCGGCATCACCGAGGGGGCCATCCCCTTCGCGGCCGCCGACCCCCTGCGGGTCATCCCCACCATCGTGGGCGGATCCGCCCTGGGCGGCGCCCTCGCCATGCTGGGCGGCGTCCTGGACCGGGCCCCCCACGGCGGGCTCATCGTCCTGCCCGTGGTCGAGCACCGGCTCTGGTACCTGCTCTGCATCCTCGTGGGCGTCCTCGCGGTGGCCCTCACCCTGAACCTCCTCCGCGGCAAGAAGGAGCACGCATGA
- a CDS encoding DUF6982 domain-containing protein, giving the protein MNKVVAHFLNGRILKGLTMDFTPAKERFHIVEEEIPGAAPREIAMGELKGLFFVKDLEGDLGHAKSNVFDPQDAAAGRKIHIEFKDGEVLDGVTQGYAPNRPGFFVVPADRKGNTERCYVNAAATRRVSFI; this is encoded by the coding sequence ATGAACAAGGTCGTCGCCCACTTCCTGAACGGCCGCATCCTCAAGGGCCTCACCATGGACTTCACGCCCGCCAAGGAGCGCTTCCACATCGTCGAGGAGGAGATCCCCGGCGCCGCCCCCCGGGAGATCGCCATGGGCGAGCTCAAGGGGCTCTTCTTCGTCAAGGACCTGGAGGGGGACCTGGGCCACGCCAAGTCCAACGTCTTCGATCCCCAGGACGCCGCCGCGGGCCGGAAGATCCACATCGAGTTCAAGGACGGGGAGGTCCTGGACGGCGTCACCCAGGGCTACGCCCCCAACCGCCCGGGGTTCTTCGTGGTGCCCGCGGACCGAAAGGGGAACACGGAGCGCTGCTACGTGAACGCGGCGGCGACCCGGCGGGTCTCGTTCATCTGA
- a CDS encoding nucleoside 2-deoxyribosyltransferase: protein MRIYFSCSITGGRGDQPAYAALVAHLQAAGHRVLTAHLASPDLQGQEGGLEPEAVYDRDTAWVREADAVVAEVSTPSHGVGFEVAYALHRAKPVLCLHRRGARVSRMITGCREPGMACAEYGTEAEMLALADAFLAGGASRP from the coding sequence ATGCGCATCTACTTCTCCTGCTCCATCACCGGCGGACGCGGCGACCAGCCGGCCTATGCGGCCCTGGTGGCCCACCTCCAGGCCGCGGGGCACCGCGTCCTCACCGCCCACCTCGCCAGCCCCGACCTCCAGGGCCAGGAGGGCGGCCTGGAGCCGGAGGCGGTGTACGACCGCGACACCGCCTGGGTGCGCGAGGCCGACGCGGTGGTCGCCGAGGTCAGCACCCCCAGCCACGGGGTGGGCTTCGAGGTGGCCTACGCCCTGCACCGGGCCAAGCCCGTCCTCTGCCTCCACCGCCGCGGCGCCCGCGTGAGCCGCATGATCACGGGATGCCGCGAGCCCGGCATGGCCTGCGCCGAGTACGGCACTGAGGCCGAGATGCTGGCCCTCGCGGACGCGTTCCTGGCGGGAGGCGCGAGCCGGCCCTGA
- a CDS encoding hybrid sensor histidine kinase/response regulator: MADPSPTPPGGDPGVVPEAARGPAAQPSLRTLFLTLIVAGATLLLGGAMGAAAWIESRQARQELAREVDRAAEDLAASLTLPIWYLDEAQIEEILDRRMRGREVQSIRVSLLGVGHPDLVRARGDDAADPGPLLTSERPAVHDGQALATVRVAYTTRPMEAALARRLRIQAATLLALDLLLVLGLQQLLWRTVLRPLAEIRRLARAVGSGDPAAPVPAGGGFRAEFAELHQDLHRAWDLLKARYRSIRMSEERYRTFFERGSDGIVVMDPVTRRFLAFNDQACRQLGYTRDEFAGLSLEDIEAQETAPESEAHIEQIMEAGHETFDTHHRTRDGRIREVQVTAQFIRNEGAGFYHSVWRDVTEQNALRARLAQTQKMESLGRLAGGVAHDMNNVLGAILGLASAQVEILPEDSPSAKAFRTILRACERGGKTVRGLLSFARQQPEEVREVDLNALLDESVQLLERTTLATVRLVRDLEPGLPPVRGDANALSLMIVNLCVNAVDAMPGGGTLTLGTRREGAWALVRVADTGTGMPPEVAARACEPFFTTKAPGKGTGLGLSMAFSTMKAHGGDLEIRSQPGQGTEIRLRFPAGEDAGDGRPGPEASPVGARRRLRVLVADDDDLVREGTGAMLERLGHEAVLAVSGEEALARIREGLKPDLVVLDLNMPGLGGAATLPLLHGLAPDVPVLLATGSLEAFAMTFDASGPRVRLLPKPYSLQDLDQSLRALLID, encoded by the coding sequence ATGGCCGACCCTTCCCCGACCCCTCCCGGCGGCGACCCCGGCGTCGTCCCGGAGGCGGCGCGCGGGCCCGCCGCCCAGCCCTCCCTGCGGACCCTCTTCCTCACCCTCATCGTCGCCGGGGCGACCCTGCTCCTGGGCGGCGCCATGGGGGCGGCGGCCTGGATCGAATCCCGCCAGGCCCGCCAGGAGCTGGCCCGGGAGGTGGACCGCGCCGCCGAGGACCTGGCGGCGAGCCTCACCCTGCCCATCTGGTACCTGGACGAGGCGCAGATCGAGGAGATCCTGGACCGCCGCATGCGGGGACGGGAGGTCCAGTCCATCCGGGTCTCGCTGCTGGGCGTCGGCCATCCGGACCTCGTACGCGCCCGCGGGGACGACGCCGCCGACCCGGGCCCCCTCCTCACCTCGGAGCGCCCCGCCGTCCACGACGGGCAGGCCCTGGCGACGGTGCGCGTGGCCTACACCACCCGGCCCATGGAGGCGGCCCTGGCCCGGCGGCTGCGCATCCAGGCCGCGACCCTGCTCGCCCTGGACCTCCTGCTGGTCCTGGGCCTCCAGCAGCTCCTCTGGCGCACCGTGCTGCGGCCCCTGGCGGAGATCCGGCGCCTGGCGCGGGCGGTGGGCAGCGGGGACCCGGCCGCGCCCGTCCCGGCCGGGGGGGGCTTCCGGGCGGAGTTCGCGGAGCTGCACCAGGATCTGCACCGGGCCTGGGACCTGCTGAAGGCCCGCTACCGCTCCATCCGGATGAGCGAGGAGCGCTACCGCACCTTCTTCGAGCGGGGCTCCGACGGCATCGTCGTCATGGATCCCGTCACCCGGCGCTTCCTCGCCTTCAACGACCAGGCCTGCCGGCAGCTGGGCTACACCCGGGATGAATTCGCCGGCCTGAGCCTCGAGGACATCGAGGCCCAGGAGACCGCCCCCGAGAGCGAAGCGCACATCGAACAGATCATGGAGGCCGGCCACGAGACCTTCGACACCCACCACCGCACCCGGGACGGGCGGATCCGCGAGGTCCAGGTGACGGCCCAGTTCATCCGCAACGAGGGCGCCGGCTTCTACCACTCCGTCTGGCGCGACGTCACGGAGCAGAACGCCCTCCGGGCCCGGCTGGCCCAGACGCAGAAGATGGAGAGCCTGGGCCGTCTCGCGGGGGGCGTGGCCCACGACATGAACAACGTGCTGGGGGCCATCCTCGGGCTCGCCAGCGCCCAGGTCGAGATCCTTCCGGAGGACAGCCCCTCGGCCAAGGCCTTCCGGACCATCCTCAGGGCCTGCGAACGCGGGGGCAAGACGGTCCGCGGCCTCCTCTCCTTCGCGCGCCAGCAGCCGGAGGAGGTGCGGGAGGTGGACCTGAACGCCCTCCTGGACGAGAGCGTCCAGCTTCTGGAGCGCACGACCCTGGCCACGGTGCGCCTGGTCCGGGACCTGGAGCCCGGGCTGCCGCCGGTGCGCGGCGACGCGAACGCCCTCTCCCTGATGATCGTGAACCTCTGCGTCAACGCCGTGGACGCCATGCCCGGGGGGGGCACCCTCACCCTCGGCACCCGCCGCGAAGGCGCCTGGGCCCTGGTGCGGGTGGCGGACACCGGCACCGGCATGCCCCCCGAGGTCGCGGCGCGGGCCTGCGAGCCCTTCTTCACCACGAAGGCCCCCGGCAAGGGCACCGGACTCGGCCTATCCATGGCCTTCAGCACCATGAAGGCCCATGGCGGGGACCTGGAGATCCGCTCCCAGCCCGGGCAGGGCACGGAGATCCGCCTGCGCTTCCCGGCCGGGGAGGACGCCGGCGACGGGCGCCCCGGCCCCGAGGCGTCCCCGGTGGGCGCCCGGCGGCGCCTCCGCGTCCTGGTGGCCGACGACGACGACCTGGTCCGGGAGGGCACCGGCGCGATGCTGGAGCGCCTGGGCCACGAGGCCGTCCTCGCCGTCTCCGGGGAGGAGGCGCTGGCGCGGATCCGGGAGGGCCTCAAGCCGGACCTCGTGGTGCTGGACCTCAACATGCCCGGCCTCGGCGGCGCGGCCACCCTGCCCCTCCTGCACGGCCTGGCGCCGGACGTCCCCGTGCTCCTGGCCACCGGGAGCCTCGAGGCCTTCGCGATGACCTTCGACGCCTCCGGCCCCCGGGTGCGCCTCCTGCCCAAGCCCTACAGCCTGCAGGACCTGGACCAGAGCCTCCGCGCGCTCCTGATCGACTAG
- a CDS encoding exopolysaccharide biosynthesis protein codes for MAPRPFFSVLHELLDSKPEVTLEDLLAVAGPRTYGLLVLVLSLPSLVPGLNLGLAPVGGTAVAALGLQLAWGADRPWIPRRLRRLPLHKSGLKDGLARVEGVLDRFASRAVLPMPVNARGTGALVAWTGLLLAIPVPLPFGNILPAAVLCLLGAAILEERPAWAWVALAAAAANTVYFLGSANLILKAIHRLVAF; via the coding sequence ATGGCGCCCCGCCCCTTCTTCTCGGTCCTCCACGAACTGCTGGACAGCAAGCCGGAGGTCACCCTGGAGGACCTGCTGGCCGTGGCGGGACCGCGGACCTACGGCCTGCTGGTCCTCGTCCTCTCCCTGCCCAGCCTCGTCCCGGGCCTCAACCTGGGCCTGGCCCCCGTGGGCGGCACGGCCGTGGCCGCCCTCGGCCTCCAGCTCGCTTGGGGGGCCGACCGGCCTTGGATCCCGCGCCGACTCCGCCGGCTGCCCCTCCACAAGAGCGGCCTCAAGGACGGCCTGGCCCGGGTGGAAGGCGTCCTGGACCGCTTCGCCAGCCGCGCCGTGCTCCCCATGCCCGTGAACGCCCGCGGCACCGGCGCCCTGGTGGCCTGGACCGGCCTCCTCCTGGCGATCCCGGTCCCCCTGCCCTTCGGCAACATCCTCCCGGCCGCCGTGCTCTGCCTCCTGGGGGCCGCCATCCTGGAGGAGCGTCCCGCCTGGGCCTGGGTGGCCCTGGCCGCGGCGGCCGCCAACACGGTCTACTTCCTCGGTTCGGCGAACCTGATCCTCAAGGCCATCCACCGGCTGGTGGCCTTCTGA
- a CDS encoding substrate-binding domain-containing protein, producing the protein MFPGTRSLLRRALLAGAAVALLGAAPGWDGPTRGPAAKPGRTIVYLASDSRNGGVTGVFRGLQAATGQLGWRIHFLDGAGSPGTLDVQWEKAMALRPDAIVLGGFDASAWRDRLAGARKAGIRVAGWHAAPEPGPTPDLVVNVATQARAVAELAVAAVARDAEARGRDAGIVVFTDSRFAVARAKTTAMVQAAAAHRGPHRLRILAVEDVPLPEVHRAMPALVPALAKRHGAAWTHCLAINDLYFDNIHYPLAQAGRADVVQVSAGDGSSLALSRIRSGLSRQVATVAEPLRLQGFQLADELNRAFAGEAPSGYVSRPLLVDAAALKAAPGGDIERGLGFEAAYARIWRVRTGP; encoded by the coding sequence ATGTTCCCTGGCACCCGCAGCCTGCTCCGGCGCGCCCTCCTGGCGGGGGCGGCCGTCGCGCTGCTGGGAGCCGCCCCCGGCTGGGACGGGCCGACCCGGGGACCTGCCGCGAAGCCGGGACGTACGATCGTTTATCTGGCTTCCGATTCCCGCAACGGCGGCGTGACGGGCGTCTTCCGCGGGCTCCAGGCGGCCACCGGCCAGCTGGGGTGGCGGATCCACTTCCTGGACGGGGCCGGGTCCCCCGGAACCCTGGACGTCCAGTGGGAGAAGGCGATGGCCCTCCGGCCCGACGCCATCGTCCTGGGGGGCTTCGACGCGTCCGCCTGGCGTGACCGCTTGGCAGGGGCCCGCAAGGCCGGCATCCGGGTCGCCGGGTGGCACGCCGCCCCCGAGCCGGGCCCCACCCCCGACCTCGTGGTGAACGTGGCCACCCAGGCCCGTGCCGTCGCCGAACTGGCGGTGGCGGCCGTGGCCCGGGACGCGGAGGCCCGGGGCCGGGACGCAGGCATCGTCGTGTTCACGGATTCCCGCTTCGCCGTCGCCCGGGCCAAGACCACGGCGATGGTCCAGGCCGCGGCCGCCCACCGGGGGCCGCACCGCCTCCGGATCCTGGCCGTGGAGGACGTGCCCCTCCCCGAGGTCCACCGGGCCATGCCCGCCCTGGTGCCCGCGCTGGCGAAGCGCCACGGGGCGGCCTGGACCCACTGCCTGGCCATCAACGACCTCTACTTCGACAACATCCACTACCCCCTGGCGCAGGCGGGACGCGCGGACGTCGTCCAGGTCTCCGCGGGGGACGGATCCAGCCTCGCCCTGTCCCGCATCCGCTCGGGCCTGTCCCGCCAGGTGGCCACCGTCGCCGAGCCCCTCCGCCTCCAGGGCTTCCAGCTGGCCGATGAGCTCAACCGGGCCTTCGCCGGCGAAGCCCCCAGCGGCTACGTGAGCCGGCCCCTCCTGGTGGACGCGGCCGCGCTCAAGGCCGCCCCGGGGGGCGACATCGAGCGCGGGCTGGGCTTCGAGGCGGCCTACGCGCGCATCTGGCGGGTCCGGACGGGCCCCTGA
- a CDS encoding HD domain-containing protein has translation MNREHGEIAAWQARFEAHWAAEGAADAAHGIHHFRRVWRSARAIARAEGEGDLLVLLAGAYFHDAVNPPKDNPLRSRASRLSAEAATGILGRMGFDPARLPGVAHAIEAHSFSAGIEPRTPEARILQDADRLEALGAIGLARCFYTGGRMGGSLWHAEDPFGRGGRALDDAAYSVDHFPLKLLRLASLMRTAEGRRLAEGRTRVLRRFLADLERELAE, from the coding sequence ATGAACAGGGAGCACGGGGAGATCGCGGCCTGGCAGGCCCGCTTCGAGGCCCACTGGGCCGCGGAGGGGGCCGCGGACGCGGCCCACGGGATCCACCACTTCCGGCGGGTGTGGCGCTCGGCCCGCGCCATCGCCCGGGCCGAGGGGGAGGGGGACCTCCTCGTCCTCCTGGCGGGGGCCTACTTCCACGACGCGGTGAACCCCCCCAAGGACAACCCCCTGCGCTCCCGGGCCTCGCGGCTCTCCGCGGAGGCGGCCACGGGCATCCTCGGCAGGATGGGCTTCGATCCCGCCCGCCTTCCGGGCGTGGCCCACGCCATCGAGGCCCACAGCTTCTCCGCCGGGATCGAGCCCCGCACCCCCGAGGCGCGCATCCTCCAGGACGCCGACCGCCTCGAGGCCCTCGGGGCCATCGGCCTCGCGCGCTGCTTCTACACCGGCGGCAGGATGGGCGGCTCCCTCTGGCACGCGGAGGACCCCTTCGGCCGCGGGGGCCGGGCCCTGGACGACGCGGCCTACAGCGTGGACCACTTCCCCCTCAAGCTCCTGCGCCTGGCCTCCCTGATGCGCACCGCGGAGGGGCGGCGCCTGGCGGAAGGCCGGACCCGGGTCCTCCGCCGCTTCCTGGCGGACCTGGAACGGGAGCTGGCGGAATAG
- a CDS encoding putative bifunctional diguanylate cyclase/phosphodiesterase, with protein sequence MRRLRQIQFVSAAVLAVNLGISLAHHNTLALVETGLGIAALLGAFALTRRGRISAAVDTTLVVLTVMATALMWSFQGLADPAVLALPAILVFAALLGQRRFFLVLVGVMVASMFLLAAGTVQGWLVPRRFAVGYATFLGMSAILLATGLGVWMLAQDLRRALARVQEENERVVHSQGHIEFLAHYDGLTGLPNRTLGRDRLRVALEQAERTGRFVAMAHLDLDNFKTINDSMGHLAGDRLLVEASARIVAALEPGDTLCRQGGDEFLAVLADLGSEDEAAARTARITGALADPFPIQGLDVAVTASVGLAMFPEDGRDFETLLQKADTAMYQAKAAGRNTLRFFDAAMNSAVREHLHLASALRTALDRGELSLHYQPLVDLATGRIDGAEALLRWRHPEMGLIAPSVFIPVAERSGQIGPIGSWALEEACRQCRAWRDLGMRLTLSVNLSPVQFRRDDLESTLLNAIESAGIPAGAIELELTEGMLIEDTPALTQKLRNLRAMGVRFSIDDFGTGYSNLGYLQRFEVERLKIDQSFVRRLTQGPQDEALVLAIIQMARSLRLGTVAEGIEDAATLERLRALGCTTGQGFLWSRAVPADAFLALYRGWDGAPQAG encoded by the coding sequence GTGCGGCGCCTGCGCCAGATCCAGTTCGTTTCCGCCGCCGTGCTGGCCGTGAACCTGGGGATCAGCCTGGCCCACCACAACACCCTGGCCCTGGTCGAGACCGGCCTGGGCATCGCGGCCCTCCTCGGCGCCTTCGCCCTGACCCGCCGGGGCCGCATCTCCGCGGCCGTGGACACCACCCTCGTGGTGCTCACCGTGATGGCCACGGCGCTCATGTGGTCCTTCCAGGGCCTGGCCGACCCCGCGGTCCTCGCCCTGCCGGCCATCCTCGTTTTCGCGGCCCTGCTGGGCCAGCGGCGGTTCTTCCTCGTCCTGGTGGGGGTGATGGTCGCGAGCATGTTCCTCCTGGCCGCCGGCACCGTCCAGGGCTGGCTCGTGCCCCGGCGGTTCGCGGTGGGCTACGCGACCTTCCTGGGCATGTCGGCCATCCTGCTGGCGACGGGCCTGGGCGTGTGGATGCTGGCCCAGGATCTCCGCCGGGCCCTGGCCCGGGTGCAGGAGGAGAACGAGCGGGTCGTCCATTCCCAGGGGCACATCGAGTTCCTCGCCCACTACGACGGCCTCACCGGCCTTCCGAACCGGACCCTGGGCCGGGACCGGCTCCGGGTGGCCCTGGAGCAGGCCGAGCGCACCGGGCGCTTCGTGGCGATGGCCCACCTCGACCTGGACAATTTCAAGACCATCAATGACTCCATGGGACACCTCGCGGGGGACCGCCTCCTGGTCGAGGCCAGCGCCCGCATCGTGGCCGCCCTGGAGCCCGGCGACACCCTCTGCCGCCAGGGCGGGGACGAGTTCCTCGCGGTGCTGGCGGACCTGGGCTCCGAGGACGAGGCCGCGGCCCGGACGGCCCGGATCACGGGGGCCCTGGCCGACCCCTTCCCCATCCAGGGCCTGGACGTGGCCGTGACCGCGTCGGTGGGCCTGGCGATGTTCCCCGAGGACGGGCGCGACTTCGAGACCCTCCTGCAGAAGGCCGACACGGCCATGTACCAGGCCAAGGCGGCCGGCAGGAACACCCTCCGGTTCTTCGACGCGGCCATGAATTCCGCGGTCCGGGAGCACCTCCACCTGGCCTCCGCCCTCCGCACGGCCCTGGACCGCGGCGAGCTGAGCCTCCACTACCAGCCCCTGGTGGACCTGGCCACGGGCCGCATCGACGGCGCCGAGGCCCTCCTGCGGTGGCGCCATCCGGAGATGGGCCTCATCGCCCCGTCGGTCTTCATCCCCGTGGCGGAGCGCTCCGGCCAGATCGGGCCCATCGGCAGCTGGGCCCTGGAGGAGGCCTGCCGGCAGTGCAGGGCCTGGCGGGACCTGGGCATGCGCCTCACCCTGTCCGTCAACCTCTCGCCGGTCCAGTTCCGCCGCGACGACCTGGAGAGCACCCTCCTGAACGCCATCGAATCCGCGGGCATCCCCGCCGGCGCCATCGAACTGGAGCTGACGGAAGGGATGCTCATCGAGGACACCCCGGCCCTCACCCAGAAGCTGCGGAACCTCCGGGCCATGGGCGTGCGCTTCTCCATCGACGACTTCGGCACCGGCTACTCGAACCTGGGCTACCTCCAGCGCTTCGAGGTGGAGCGCCTCAAGATCGACCAGTCCTTCGTGCGCCGCCTCACCCAGGGGCCCCAGGACGAGGCCCTCGTCCTCGCCATCATCCAGATGGCGCGGAGCCTCCGCCTGGGCACCGTGGCCGAGGGCATCGAGGACGCCGCCACCCTGGAGCGCCTGCGGGCCCTGGGCTGCACCACCGGCCAGGGCTTCCTGTGGAGCCGCGCCGTTCCCGCCGATGCCTTCCTGGCCCTCTACCGCGGGTGGGACGGAGCACCCCAGGCCGGTTGA
- a CDS encoding OsmC family peroxiredoxin has translation MKRSATARWNGNLKDGNGTFGVQSGAFTNQKFSFRTRFETEPGTNPEELIAAAHASCFSMALSAQLGERGITPASVETACDVTFENLALTRSLLRTKVTAPGADRAKVEEAAAAAKAGCPISKVLNLEIALELTVEA, from the coding sequence ATGAAACGCAGCGCCACGGCCAGGTGGAACGGGAATCTCAAGGACGGCAACGGCACGTTCGGGGTGCAGAGCGGCGCCTTCACGAACCAGAAGTTCTCCTTCCGCACCCGCTTCGAGACCGAACCCGGCACGAACCCCGAGGAGCTGATCGCGGCCGCCCACGCCAGCTGCTTCAGCATGGCCCTCAGCGCGCAGCTCGGGGAGCGCGGCATCACCCCCGCGTCCGTGGAGACGGCCTGCGACGTGACCTTCGAGAACCTGGCCCTCACCCGGAGCCTCCTGCGCACCAAGGTCACCGCCCCCGGCGCCGACCGCGCCAAGGTGGAGGAGGCCGCGGCCGCGGCCAAGGCCGGGTGCCCCATCTCCAAGGTCCTCAACCTGGAGATCGCCCTTGAGCTGACCGTCGAGGCCTAG
- a CDS encoding zinc metalloprotease, with protein MMIIPGFVVSIVTFPGVVVHEAAHLLFCRLCGIQVHEVCFFRVGNPSGYVVHDAPSRFRDTLLICAGPLFLNTVLCLLFCLPAFIPYRIFGREDDVLVLFQLWLGVSIGMHAFPSTADARILWDHARTAARRNEVLAWFSFPLVGLIWVANLASFFWFDLLYGVAVGVGLPTLILDLLN; from the coding sequence ATGATGATCATCCCCGGATTCGTCGTCAGCATCGTCACCTTCCCCGGGGTGGTGGTGCACGAGGCCGCCCATCTGCTGTTCTGCCGCCTCTGCGGCATCCAGGTGCACGAGGTCTGCTTCTTCCGCGTGGGCAATCCCTCCGGCTACGTGGTCCACGACGCGCCCTCCCGCTTCCGGGACACGCTGCTCATCTGCGCCGGCCCCCTCTTCCTCAACACCGTGCTCTGCCTCCTGTTCTGCCTGCCGGCCTTCATCCCCTACCGGATCTTCGGGCGGGAGGACGATGTCCTCGTGCTCTTCCAGCTGTGGCTCGGCGTCAGCATCGGCATGCACGCCTTTCCCAGCACCGCCGACGCCCGGATCCTCTGGGACCATGCCCGGACCGCGGCCCGGCGCAACGAGGTCCTGGCCTGGTTCAGCTTCCCCCTGGTCGGCCTCATCTGGGTGGCGAACCTGGCGTCCTTTTTCTGGTTCGACCTCTTGTACGGCGTCGCGGTGGGCGTGGGCCTGCCGACCCTGATCCTCGACCTGCTGAACTGA
- a CDS encoding helix-turn-helix domain-containing protein, producing the protein MAQGPSPRWKLAPTPQDEAWGLYVTALGSSDRPEEEGGPGWRLIFLVRGGATVAGPGRRRIRLEAGEAVLLEAGAGGAFLPDPARGCRLHQVDFAGWQMERWLAAGLFGPLPRVFRTGFDEGQLGLVARLVELVRSRPPGAARLMAGALGHLLARLETSLRNQPGGPRARLVQEVRRRLADPEGEPQGTGPLAEELGVSETWLRRCFRGQTGLSPRGFRMRSRLDRACELLADTDEPVRAVAERLGFSSQAYFSRVFRQQTGLAPTVWRSRRTKG; encoded by the coding sequence GTGGCCCAAGGCCCGTCCCCTCGATGGAAGCTGGCGCCGACCCCCCAGGACGAGGCCTGGGGCTTGTACGTCACGGCTCTGGGGTCGTCGGACCGGCCGGAGGAGGAGGGTGGCCCGGGCTGGCGCCTGATCTTCCTCGTGCGCGGGGGCGCCACCGTCGCGGGCCCTGGCCGCCGGCGCATCCGCCTGGAAGCGGGGGAGGCCGTGCTCCTGGAGGCCGGCGCCGGGGGCGCCTTCCTGCCCGATCCGGCGCGGGGCTGCCGGCTGCACCAGGTGGACTTCGCCGGCTGGCAGATGGAGCGGTGGCTGGCCGCGGGCCTCTTCGGGCCGCTGCCGAGGGTGTTCCGCACCGGCTTCGACGAGGGGCAGCTGGGCTTGGTGGCGCGGCTGGTGGAGCTGGTGCGCAGCCGGCCCCCAGGCGCCGCCCGGCTCATGGCGGGAGCCCTCGGCCACCTCCTGGCGCGCCTGGAGACCTCCCTGCGGAACCAGCCCGGCGGCCCCCGGGCCCGGCTCGTCCAGGAGGTCCGCAGGCGCCTGGCGGACCCCGAAGGGGAGCCCCAGGGCACCGGGCCCCTGGCCGAGGAACTGGGCGTGAGCGAGACCTGGCTCCGCCGCTGCTTCCGGGGCCAGACCGGCCTGTCCCCGCGCGGCTTCCGCATGCGGAGCCGCCTGGACCGGGCCTGCGAGCTCCTGGCGGACACGGACGAACCCGTGCGGGCCGTCGCCGAGCGCCTGGGCTTCTCCTCCCAGGCCTACTTCAGCCGGGTCTTCCGCCAGCAGACGGGCCTGGCCCCCACGGTCTGGCGATCCCGCCGCACGAAGGGCTAG
- a CDS encoding GxxExxY protein, with protein MGRHWGEVDGEDHPHKEITQAIIGEAIEIQKALGHGLLEDPYKVCLAHSLRLAGHKVKREVFLDIEWRGLVGLILSPRASARSSAPPRSNRMLRMRGAIRHCSTDSLFQLLHAPARMGISPYYPRFRTQPGRQVSAPHGGRGRSTLSSPSCGGIARPWGPGPSAGGRPG; from the coding sequence ATGGGAAGGCATTGGGGAGAGGTCGACGGGGAGGATCATCCGCACAAGGAGATCACCCAGGCCATCATCGGGGAGGCCATCGAGATCCAGAAGGCTCTGGGGCACGGACTCCTGGAAGATCCCTACAAGGTCTGTCTGGCGCACTCCCTGAGACTGGCCGGCCATAAGGTGAAGCGGGAGGTTTTCCTGGATATCGAGTGGAGGGGGCTTGTGGGCTTGATCCTTTCTCCGCGAGCCTCAGCGAGATCCTCCGCGCCTCCGCGTTCCAATAGGATGCTGCGAATGCGCGGCGCCATCAGGCACTGCAGCACAGACTCACTATTCCAGCTCCTCCATGCTCCGGCACGGATGGGTATTAGCCCTTACTATCCTAGATTCCGAACACAGCCTGGACGTCAGGTATCGGCCCCGCACGGAGGGAGGGGCCGATCCACCCTGTCTAGCCCTTCGTGCGGCGGGATCGCCAGACCGTGGGGGCCAGGCCCGTCTGCTGGCGGAAGACCCGGCTGA